GGTCGTCGACCAGCCGCCGCATGTGCTGCAGCTGGCGCCGCATGATCAGGCGCTCGCGGTCGGTGTCGGGGCCGGCCTTGCGGTCCAGCAGCTGCAGCGCGGTGACCATCGGCGCCAGAGGGTTGCGCAGTTCGTGGCCCAGCACCGCGAGGAACTGGTCCTTGGCCTGCGCCGCCTCCCCTGCCCGCTGCAGCGCCTGGCGCAGCGAGGCGAGCAGGTCCTCGCGCTCGGACGCGGCCTCGGCGCGCTGGGCGGCGGCCTTCTGCAGCGCCTGGCCCATCTGGTCGAGCTCGGTGATGCCGCTCGGCCCCAGCTGCAGCGGCTGCCCCTCGCCCAGCCGCACCGCCTGGTCGCGGATGGCGCGGATGGGCCGGCTCACCCGCCGCGCCACGTACAGCGCCAGCGCCAGGCTGAGCCCCAGCGACAGCACGATGCCGACGACGTAGCCGACCAGCGTGCGCTGCAGCGGCGCGTCGAGCAGCGCGGTCGGGATCTCCACCGACACCGTCCAGTCGGTGGTGCCGATGCGGCTCACGCCGAGGTACACCGACCCGCCGTCGGCGCCGCTGGCGTGTCCGGTCATCTCGCGCCAACCGGGCGGCAGCCGGTTCGGCGCGTCGGACACCGGCTGCGCCCGCGGCGGCCGGAAGTCCTCGGTCGAGCGGGCCACGCGCTGGCCCTGGCCGTCGAACACCGACGAGGTCCAGCCCTCGGGCAGCTGCTGGCGGCGCAGCAGCTCGACCAGGCGATCGGGCTGCAGGGCGGCGCTCAGCACGTAGGCCACCTGGCCCTCCCGCAGGACCGGCAGGCGCACGGCGAAGGCCAGGTTGCCGCGGCTGCCGACGGCCAGCGACCCGAGCACCGGCCGGCGCTGCGCCACCGCCAGCCGCAGGCTGTCCGGATCGACCACCGGCTCGGCGCCCGGCGCCCCGAAGGGCCGCGAGCTGCGCAGCAGCACCCGGCCGTCGGCGTCGGTGAGGATCACCGCCAGCCAGCTCGGCCGCGCCTGCACCGCCTTCTGGCTCAGCAGGTGGAGCTGGCGCAGGTCGCCCTCGGTCAGCGCCGGCAGCAGCGACAACGATCGCAGCGACGCCCGCGAGCCCTCCAGCTCGCCGTCCACCGCGCTGGCCAGCGCCCGCGTCAGGCTCAACGCGCTGCGTTCCACCTCCGCCCGGTGCGCGACGATGGCGGCGCGCATGTTCCAGGCGGCAAACAGCGCCAACGGCAGCAGACCGGTGGCGAACAGCAGCAGCAGTTGTCGGCGCAACGGCTGCTCGGGCCTCCCGCTCATCCAGGCATGTCCATGCCGCCATTTTCGCCCAGGCGGTTGTCGGGGACCGCCGACGCCCCGTTGGCCTCCCGGGTTCGACTGTTCCAAACTGCGTCTAACATGCGCCCCACGGGGTTGGCAGACCCACGTGCAAGACATCACAACGCCAGGGAGTGCGAGATGCAGTCGGACGCGGTTGGAACCGACGGCGCCGCGGAGGAGATGCAGGCTCTGCGCGACCAGTTGGCGCAGGCGCTGCTGGCGGTGCGGGCACGCGACGAGTTCCTCGCCATTGCGGCGCACGAGCTCCGCAACCCGATGCACACCGCCGCGCTCACCATCAGCACCGTGCTGGCGCAGTCGGTCGCGCAGGGCGACGCTGAGCTGGAACGCCGTGCGCGCCGGGCGCAGCGGGCGATCGAGACGCTGGTGCGGCGGGCCTCGCTGCTGCTGGACGTCTCCCGGCTCAACGACGGCAGCTTCGTGCTGCGGCGGCGGCCGGCGGACCTGGCCGACTGCCTGCGCGCCGCGGTGGCGCAGCTCGACGACCAGGCGAGGCACGTCAGCAGTCCGCTCCGGCTGGACTGCCCGGGCAGCCTGCCCGGCCTGTGGGACATCGACGCGCTGGCCCAGGTGGCCGACAACCTGATCACCAACGCGGTGAAGTACGGTGCCGGCCAGCCGGTGCAGGTGCGGGCCTGGGCCGACGACCGGGGCACCGCCTTCAGCGTCAGCGACGGCGGACCCGGCATCGCCGCCGCCGACCGGCAGCGCATCTTCGACAAGTTCGAGCGCCTCATGCAGGGGGCGTGCGCCAGGACGGCTTCGGGCTGGGCTTGTGGATCGTCGGCCAACTGGTGCATGCCCACGGCGGCACCGTCGAGGTGACCAGCAACCTCGGCCAGGGCAGCACCTTCACGGTCACGCTGCCGCACACCGAATGACACACACCATCACCAAAGGAACCGCGATGAACCTGCTGCGCCGCATCCCGACGCTGGTGCCAGGCCTGGACGACGTCCTGCGCGGCGGGCTGTTCGAAGGCGGCGTCTACATCGTCGAAGGGCCGCCGGGGGTGGGCAAGACGACCCTGGCCAACCAGATGGCCTACAACTTCGCGCAGGCGCACGGCCAGAAGACGGTCTACGTCACCCTGCTCGCCGAGTCGCATGCCCGCATGCTGCAGCACATGGGGGCGCAGACCTTCTTCCGCATCGGCGCGGTGAACCGCGAGGTCATCTACATGAGCGCCTACCGCGAACTCGAGCGCGACGGCCTGAAGGGCGTGATCGCCCTGCTGCGTGAAGAGGTCACCCGCCATGGGGCCGGCCTGCTGGTGGTCGACGGCCTGGTGATCCCGAGCGACGGCAACCCGATCGACGAGCAGGTGCGCCAGTTCGTGCACGAGCTGCAGAGCGTGACCGGCCTGCTCAACTGCCTGTGCCTGCTGCTGACCAGCGGCACCGGCCGCTCGGTGAACGCCGAGCAGACCATGGTCGACGGCATCTTCCGGCTGGAGGACCTGTCGCACCGCTGGCGCGCCGAGCGGCGCTTCCACGTCCGCAAGTTCCGCGGCAGCGCGGTCGAACGCGGCGGGCATACCTTCTGCATCACCGACGACGGTTTGCGCTTCTACCCCCGCTTCGAGACCACGCCGCTCCAGCCGCGCGAGCGCGAGGCGGAGCCGCGCGTGGTCAGCAGCGGGCTGGCCGCCCTGGACGACCAGGTGCTGGCCGGCGGTCTGCGCCAGGGCAGCAGCACGGCGGTGTACGGCCCCAGCGGCAGCGGCAAGACGCTGCTGGCCATGGCCTTCGCCGCCGCCTCCTCGGTCGAAGAGCCCGGGCTCGTGCTCAGCTTCGGCGAGTCCCCCGAGGACCTGAAGGCCGTCGCCGGCGCCTGCGGCATGGACCTGGCCCAGCGCGTGGCCGACGGCAGCCTCACCTTCACCTGGCGGGA
The sequence above is a segment of the Aquabacterium sp. J223 genome. Coding sequences within it:
- a CDS encoding sensor histidine kinase, encoding MSGRPEQPLRRQLLLLFATGLLPLALFAAWNMRAAIVAHRAEVERSALSLTRALASAVDGELEGSRASLRSLSLLPALTEGDLRQLHLLSQKAVQARPSWLAVILTDADGRVLLRSSRPFGAPGAEPVVDPDSLRLAVAQRRPVLGSLAVGSRGNLAFAVRLPVLREGQVAYVLSAALQPDRLVELLRRQQLPEGWTSSVFDGQGQRVARSTEDFRPPRAQPVSDAPNRLPPGWREMTGHASGADGGSVYLGVSRIGTTDWTVSVEIPTALLDAPLQRTLVGYVVGIVLSLGLSLALALYVARRVSRPIRAIRDQAVRLGEGQPLQLGPSGITELDQMGQALQKAAAQRAEAASEREDLLASLRQALQRAGEAAQAKDQFLAVLGHELRNPLAPMVTALQLLDRKAGPDTDRERLIMRRQLQHMRRLVDDLLDISRITRGALVLQREPVDLRTVLERAIEAVPDHPGLRLPDALPPAVVRGDETRLVQAVTNLLVNALRFSPQAPVTVDLALAGGEACIVVQDEGTGMDAGTLARVFEPFYQAEQPVARAAGGLGLGLAIVHSIVAGHGGRVAARSDGPGRGSRFEIWLPLADAGGG
- a CDS encoding sensor histidine kinase KdpD codes for the protein MQSDAVGTDGAAEEMQALRDQLAQALLAVRARDEFLAIAAHELRNPMHTAALTISTVLAQSVAQGDAELERRARRAQRAIETLVRRASLLLDVSRLNDGSFVLRRRPADLADCLRAAVAQLDDQARHVSSPLRLDCPGSLPGLWDIDALAQVADNLITNAVKYGAGQPVQVRAWADDRGTAFSVSDGGPGIAAADRQRIFDKFERLMQGACARTASGWACGSSANWCMPTAAPSR
- a CDS encoding ATPase domain-containing protein, translating into MNLLRRIPTLVPGLDDVLRGGLFEGGVYIVEGPPGVGKTTLANQMAYNFAQAHGQKTVYVTLLAESHARMLQHMGAQTFFRIGAVNREVIYMSAYRELERDGLKGVIALLREEVTRHGAGLLVVDGLVIPSDGNPIDEQVRQFVHELQSVTGLLNCLCLLLTSGTGRSVNAEQTMVDGIFRLEDLSHRWRAERRFHVRKFRGSAVERGGHTFCITDDGLRFYPRFETTPLQPREREAEPRVVSSGLAALDDQVLAGGLRQGSSTAVYGPSGSGKTLLAMAFAAASSVEEPGLVLSFGESPEDLKAVAGACGMDLAQRVADGSLTFTWRDAQEQALDEIGHHLLRMVDEGGVRRLVVDGVAGLADTPAFAERGYRFMGHLLLQLQARGVTALFTIDPQAFDAAGGGPPAQGLMGWFDNVVELQLPAVGEDGRLAVLRKLRGGRARRTLLHLRMSDAGLSAQ